One window of Gloeothece citriformis PCC 7424 genomic DNA carries:
- a CDS encoding response regulator, whose product MSKRILVVDDEKDIRRVVQISLEKFAGWEAILAQSGQEGLLKAKTQSLDAILLDISMPDLDGFQFFEQLQSDPVTCSIPVILLTAKVLPRDYQGFKDMGVAGIIPKPFNPLTIWQQIAEILRW is encoded by the coding sequence ATGAGTAAACGAATTCTAGTGGTTGATGATGAAAAAGATATTCGCCGAGTGGTTCAAATCTCTTTGGAAAAATTCGCCGGCTGGGAAGCAATTTTAGCTCAATCTGGACAAGAAGGATTACTCAAAGCTAAAACCCAATCTTTAGATGCGATTCTTTTAGATATATCCATGCCGGATCTCGACGGGTTTCAGTTTTTTGAGCAACTCCAATCCGATCCCGTTACTTGCTCGATTCCCGTGATATTATTAACCGCTAAAGTCTTACCGAGGGATTATCAAGGCTTCAAAGACATGGGGGTTGCAGGAATTATTCCTAAACCGTTTAATCCTCTTACCATTTGGCAACAAATCGCTGAAATTTTGAGATGGTAA
- a CDS encoding class I SAM-dependent methyltransferase, with the protein MNQDPIEQIKRSWEANAPAWTEAVRSGAIESRTLATNAAIVQALWERTPRLVLDLGCGEGWLTRILRERGIEAVGVDGSAQLIELAQEKGGGIFHHYSYAEIIATPEILGGDFDAIACNFALLEPDILPLLKSLHSCLTPEGVLIIQTVHPWSGRGEDKYSDGWRIETFASFGQGFTEAMPWYFRTLSSWISLLSSGGYFLDDLREPAHPDSGEPLSLLLVAKNKG; encoded by the coding sequence ATGAATCAAGATCCGATCGAACAGATAAAACGTAGTTGGGAGGCCAATGCACCTGCTTGGACTGAGGCGGTGCGTAGTGGCGCAATTGAAAGCCGCACTCTAGCTACTAATGCCGCTATTGTACAAGCTTTATGGGAACGTACCCCCCGGCTTGTCCTCGATCTCGGTTGTGGTGAAGGTTGGTTAACACGCATTCTGAGGGAACGAGGTATCGAGGCGGTTGGTGTAGACGGATCGGCGCAGTTAATTGAACTAGCTCAAGAAAAGGGAGGGGGAATTTTTCATCATTATTCTTATGCCGAAATTATAGCCACTCCTGAAATCCTAGGGGGGGATTTTGATGCGATCGCCTGTAATTTTGCCTTATTAGAGCCAGATATTTTACCCCTGCTGAAGTCTCTACATAGTTGTCTCACCCCAGAAGGAGTGTTGATCATTCAGACAGTGCATCCTTGGAGTGGAAGAGGCGAAGACAAATACAGCGACGGATGGCGAATAGAGACATTCGCTAGCTTTGGACAAGGATTTACTGAAGCTATGCCCTGGTACTTTCGTACTTTAAGCTCCTGGATTTCCCTGTTGAGTTCGGGGGGGTATTTCCTCGACGACTTGCGCGAACCCGCTCATCCCGACTCCGGCGAACCCCTGTCTTTGCTGCTAGTGGCGAAAAATAAGGGTTAA
- a CDS encoding peroxiredoxin-like family protein — translation MNSYAIFNQTQCQRVSDGKSVPILSGSQSATYLLVLVWPQLGDFDTLEYAWWLKRESIEIQNRGIVIRAVAIGNRASGQKFCDYTGFPAESLFVTPKPELHQKLELYQGLCRKFPLLSTSQNAWVNLMLMCAGIGSPGTLGEVFRGYRGDRQAPQLIDDEEVIDTGVLPPLKGSFFQFAGGKGFQRPFELATLRLRNMTEVLSNWKTYVPDSSYLTQRGGTFLFDQTGNLVYEHRDRGILDFAADKSRPLSFLSSL, via the coding sequence ATGAATAGTTACGCGATTTTTAATCAAACCCAATGTCAACGAGTTAGTGATGGCAAGAGTGTACCAATTTTGAGCGGTTCTCAATCCGCTACTTACTTACTGGTACTGGTATGGCCACAGTTAGGGGATTTTGACACCCTCGAATATGCTTGGTGGTTAAAACGAGAATCTATCGAAATTCAAAACCGAGGAATAGTTATCCGAGCCGTTGCCATCGGAAATCGGGCATCGGGGCAGAAATTTTGCGATTATACGGGATTTCCAGCCGAAAGTTTATTCGTCACTCCTAAGCCAGAACTTCATCAAAAACTTGAACTTTATCAGGGTTTATGCCGAAAATTTCCTCTGTTGTCCACCTCTCAAAATGCCTGGGTTAATTTAATGCTCATGTGTGCTGGAATAGGAAGTCCTGGGACGTTAGGGGAGGTATTCCGGGGTTATCGGGGCGATCGTCAAGCTCCTCAATTAATTGATGATGAGGAAGTTATCGACACAGGAGTGTTACCGCCTTTAAAAGGTTCATTTTTTCAATTTGCCGGTGGTAAAGGATTTCAGCGCCCTTTTGAATTAGCCACTCTACGATTAAGAAATATGACAGAAGTATTGTCTAATTGGAAGACTTATGTACCTGATTCGTCTTATTTAACCCAAAGAGGAGGTACTTTTTTATTTGATCAGACAGGAAATTTAGTTTATGAGCATCGAGATAGGGGAATTCTGGACTTTGCGGCTGATAAAAGTCGCCCTCTATCGTTTTTATCGTCGTTATAA